One region of Babylonia areolata isolate BAREFJ2019XMU chromosome 29, ASM4173473v1, whole genome shotgun sequence genomic DNA includes:
- the LOC143302254 gene encoding nose resistant to fluoxetine protein 6-like, with protein MALGSTSFLVSLGVCVPDTCSSHDIEVMLSFVLELLNVTSPQIKPFVTCAETRPINAKAVVAIVICSIILCLMVAGTVVDIVFIQRPQWAMKQMQGDDSTEDNINGPVHQNPEHELLLPKTQTKAAMPQLGTAGKVLVSFSVYTNGEKLLSTKQAPGSLTCVHGIRFLSISWVVLGHTWAFPGSVGMNVIPYLQDLTSKWTYQAITNATVSVDTFFVLSGLLVAYLTLKEMKKRGGKLNWFLFYFHRFWRLTPAYMLCLMVYTCLAPYWGDGPFWPSKFQDEDFCADNWWTNLLYINNFVNTKEACFAHSWYLANDMQFYILSPLIFVPLFFFPVLGVVVAGAFLLVTAIVPGVLSQQHGFPPGLLQPVEALNPNSSSVTMDYMDIYYFKPYNRMGPYIIGLLAGYFLYRTDCKLRISWLVNAVLWALATACALAVLFGLSDDSYTNPVTVPVAAFYNAVSRTVWGACVAWVVIACVTGNGGFVNTILSWSAFVPVSRLSYCIYLLHIMVIMLYVMNRRATIFFDDVNLVFLYLGSLVASCVVAFVASLAFESPMMGLERVFLRPSSSSASPKRGGEKQ; from the exons ATGGCTCTGGGTTCAACCAGCTTCCTCGTCAGTCTGGGTGTCTGTGTCCCCGACACCTGTTCCAGCCACGACATCGAAGTGATGCTGAGCTTTG TGTTGGAATTGCTCAATGTGACCAGTCCTCAAATCAAGCCCTTTGTCACGTGTGCTGAGACCCGGCCCATCAACGCTAAAGCCGTAGTGGCCAT AGTGATCTGCAGCATCATCCTGTGCCTCATGGTGGCTGGCACAGTAGTGGACATCGTCTTCATCCAAAGACCTCAGTGGGCCATGAAGCAGATGCAAGGCGATGACTCCACCGAGGACAACATCAATGGACCCGTTCACCAGAACCCCGAACACGAATTGCTGCTGCCCAAAACACAGACGAAAGCTGCGATGCCCCAGCTAG GTACGGCGGGCAAGGTGTTGGTGTCATTCTCTGTGTACACCAACGGTGAGAAACTGCTGTCCACCAAGCAGGCCCCGGGGAGCCTCACCTGTGTGCACGGGATTCGATTCCTGTCCATCAGCTGGGTGGTGCTGGGGCACACCTGGGCGTTTCCTGGCAGCGTTGGAA tgaacGTGATACCCTACTTACAGGACTTGACCTCGAAGTGGACTTACCAGGCCATCACCAACGCAACTGTCTCTGTGGACACCTTCTTCGTCCTGAG cgGTCTCTTGGTGGCCTACCTGACGTTAAAGGAAATGAAGAAACGTGGCGGCAAACTCAACTGGTTCCTCTTCTACTTCCATCGATTCTGGAG ACTGACCCCTGCCTACATGCTGTGCCTGATGGTGTATACCTGTCTGGCTCCCTACTGGGGCGATGGGCCCTTCTGGCCGTCCAAGTTTCAGGATGAGGACTTCTGTGCCGACAACTGGTGGACCAACCTGCTCTACATCAATAACTTTGTCAACACCAAAGAGGcg TGTTTCGCTCACTCCTGGTACTTGGCCAATGACATGCAGTTTTACATCCTGAGTCCACTCATCTTCGTCCCCCTCTTCTT TTTCCCAGTGTTGGGCGTTGTGGTCGCCGGGGCATTTTTGCTCGTCACCGCCATTGTTCCCGGGGTTCTCAGTCAGCAGCACGGGTTTCCTCCAGGGCTCCTGCAGCCTGTGGAGGCCCTCAACCCCAACTCCAGCAGCGT TACAATGGACTACATGGACATCTATTACTTTAAACCCTACAACCGCATGGGGCCCTACATAATCGGCTTGCTGGCCGGCTACTTCCTGTACCGCACAGACTGTAAACTGCGCATCTCGTGG ctggTCAATGCCGTCCTGTGGGCCCTAGCCACTGCCTGTGCCCTGGCCGTGCTGTTTGGACTGAGCGACGACAGCTACACAAACCCCGTGACTGTGCCGGTGGCCGCATTCTACAACGCCGTCAGCAGAACGGTGTGGGGTGCATGTGTGGCCTGGGTCGTCATCGCCTGCGTCACTGGCAATGGAG gttttGTGAACACGATCTTGTCGTGGTCAGCCTTCGTGCCGGTCAGCCGTCTGTCGTACTGCATCTACCTGTTGCACATCATGGTGATCATGCTGTACGTCATGAACAGACGTGCCACCATCTTCTTTGATGATGTTAACCTG GTATTCCTGTATCTGGGTAGTCTGGTGGCCTCCTGTGTGGTGGCCTTTGTGGCCTCCTTGGCCTTTGAGTCACCAATGATGGGTCTGGAGAGGGTTTTCCTTCGGCCTTCATCGTCCTCCGCTTCACCCAAACGGGGTGGCGAGAAACAGTGA
- the LOC143302167 gene encoding sodium/calcium exchanger regulatory protein 1-like — protein sequence MADFASGTWNLTHTENLDEYMKAVGVGYMGRKIAATVTPTQEISVQGGNWTIRTITTFRTSVSQFTLNEPFDEDTADGRRTKSVARLEGQKLTQEQKGTPDSLVTRVFDGNTMTMTLNAKGVTATRVYHRHTDPQ from the exons ATGGCTGATTTTGCATCCGGTACCTGGAACCTGACCCACACTGAGAATCTGGACGAGTACATGAAAGctgttg GTGTTGGTTACATGGGCCGGAAGATAGCAGCGACCGTAACTCCCACACAGGAGATTTCCGTGCAGGGCGGTAACTGGACCATCAGGACCATCACCACGTTTCGAACGTCAGTGTCTCAGTTCACTCTCAACGAGCCTTTCGACGAGGACACTGCGGATGGGAGAAGAACCAag AGTGTGGCCCGGCTGGAGGGGCAGAAGCTGACCCAGGAACAGAAGGGGACCCCTGACTCCCTGGTCACCAGGGTGTTTGACGGAAACACCATGACCATG ACCCTCAATGCCAAAGGGGTGACAGCGACCAGGgtgtaccacagacacacagacccccagTGA